One stretch of Dokdonia sp. Hel_I_53 DNA includes these proteins:
- a CDS encoding acyloxyacyl hydrolase, with protein MRTIALFLFLLNCCLLHAQEKILKPFDIEADLFYGTILEHNPDISHLITEHPTGIMLAYNRKTYGFEDWERRYNFPDVGYTFAYQDMKNFYLGELYSGYAHYNFYYWKRRLQFRIGQGFAIATKPYDRETNFINNAYGTRVLSSTMLKFSYKQNNIWRGFGAHAGFSLIHYSNANLKAPNNSTNTWAFTAGINYFPNHEKMPDFIPMGEKTKYSEPLHYNLVVRSGANQSDINNSPRYGFVTLTGFVDKRINHKSSLTGGVDAFFANFLKELIRYESVAFPEGEVSGDEDWKRFGVFVGHELHFNEMSFVSQLGYYVYYPYDFEGRFYNRLGLKRTFGKHFRGSMVVKAHGAKAEAVEFGIGYRF; from the coding sequence ATGCGTACTATCGCTTTATTTCTTTTCTTATTAAACTGTTGTTTGTTACATGCCCAAGAGAAAATTTTAAAACCTTTTGATATTGAAGCAGACCTTTTTTATGGAACTATTTTAGAACATAATCCGGACATTTCTCACCTTATTACAGAGCATCCCACAGGTATAATGCTTGCGTATAACCGAAAGACCTATGGGTTTGAGGACTGGGAAAGAAGGTATAATTTCCCAGATGTAGGGTATACGTTTGCATATCAAGATATGAAGAACTTCTATCTTGGGGAGTTATATTCTGGTTATGCCCACTACAATTTTTATTATTGGAAACGAAGATTGCAATTTCGGATAGGACAGGGATTTGCTATTGCTACTAAGCCCTATGACCGCGAGACAAACTTCATTAATAACGCCTATGGAACTCGAGTTTTAAGTAGCACAATGCTCAAGTTTAGTTATAAGCAAAATAATATTTGGAGGGGCTTTGGCGCGCATGCAGGATTCTCTCTTATACATTATAGTAATGCAAATCTAAAAGCACCTAACAATTCGACAAATACATGGGCCTTTACTGCGGGTATCAATTATTTTCCCAACCATGAGAAAATGCCTGATTTTATTCCTATGGGAGAAAAGACCAAATATTCAGAACCACTTCATTATAATCTAGTCGTAAGGAGTGGTGCAAACCAAAGTGATATTAATAATTCTCCAAGATATGGCTTTGTTACCCTAACAGGCTTTGTGGATAAACGCATCAACCACAAATCAAGCTTAACCGGAGGGGTGGATGCTTTCTTTGCAAATTTTTTAAAAGAACTTATTCGTTATGAATCTGTAGCCTTCCCAGAGGGAGAGGTGAGTGGTGATGAAGACTGGAAACGTTTTGGCGTTTTTGTGGGGCACGAGTTGCATTTTAACGAGATGTCATTTGTTTCTCAATTAGGATACTATGTGTACTATCCCTATGATTTTGAAGGAAGATTTTATAATAGACTTGGTTTAAAACGAACGTTTGGAAAGCATTTTAGAGGGAGTATGGTTGTAAAAGCGCATGGTGCAAAGGCTGAGGCTGTAGAATTTGGAATAGGTTATCGATTTTAA
- a CDS encoding head GIN domain-containing protein → MTCLKATGTIITKEYELEDFDSIVAFERLQLIVKDASEISVQLETGENLLEDFDVFVENNTLHIRNNGACNIARDYDTSKIYVSHPDLKQIRNSSGQTVLGDGILSWENLNLISDDLIEEDFYHKDGDFRLELDSENVLVQCNGLSNFFLSGTVTNLQINLLEGDSRLPLENLLVQNVILFHRGTNDILIAPQQSITGELRSTGNLILLNNPPVVDIEAYFTGEVIFD, encoded by the coding sequence TTGACGTGTCTCAAAGCTACTGGAACTATCATCACAAAAGAATATGAGTTAGAGGACTTTGACAGTATTGTAGCTTTTGAACGACTACAACTTATAGTAAAAGATGCTTCAGAAATTTCTGTGCAATTAGAAACAGGAGAGAATTTATTAGAAGATTTTGATGTTTTTGTGGAGAATAACACTCTCCATATACGTAATAATGGAGCTTGTAATATTGCCAGAGATTATGATACTTCTAAAATATATGTTAGCCATCCCGATCTCAAACAAATAAGAAACAGTAGCGGCCAAACGGTTTTAGGTGATGGTATCTTAAGCTGGGAAAATCTGAATTTAATCTCTGACGATTTGATAGAGGAGGACTTTTATCATAAAGATGGAGATTTTCGCCTTGAGCTGGATTCAGAAAATGTGTTAGTACAGTGTAATGGATTGTCTAATTTCTTTTTATCTGGTACTGTAACTAACCTTCAAATTAACTTGCTTGAAGGTGATAGTAGATTACCGCTTGAAAATCTTCTGGTACAAAATGTAATTCTTTTTCATCGCGGAACAAATGATATACTCATTGCTCCACAACAATCTATTACTGGAGAATTACGTAGCACTGGAAATTTAATTTTACTTAATAATCCACCAGTAGTAGACATCGAAGCCTACTTTACCGGTGAAGTTATATTTGATTAA
- a CDS encoding nitroreductase family protein, which yields MNFLKAMQERYTTKKYNPDKKIKASKIEELKEILRLTPSSINSQPWRFTFVSDELTREKLSKYSKINTEKVLKCDTVVVFSRINDLSFFEQQLKEELPERAFEYYEQNKKPMGQENIKAWFDKQVYISLGVFLSACATMGIDSTPMEGIEPENYDKVLDQTKYQTLVAVAIGHRAEDDQNQPSIKPKSRIALEKIVENI from the coding sequence ATGAATTTTCTTAAGGCCATGCAAGAGCGATATACAACTAAGAAGTATAATCCAGACAAAAAAATAAAAGCTTCAAAAATTGAAGAGCTAAAGGAAATTCTTAGACTCACACCTTCTTCTATAAATAGTCAACCTTGGAGATTCACTTTTGTATCAGATGAGCTTACTAGAGAGAAGCTCTCAAAGTATTCAAAAATAAACACAGAGAAGGTATTAAAGTGTGATACTGTAGTTGTCTTCAGTAGGATAAATGATTTATCTTTTTTTGAGCAGCAATTAAAAGAAGAACTACCAGAACGCGCTTTTGAATATTATGAACAAAATAAAAAGCCAATGGGTCAAGAAAATATAAAAGCATGGTTTGATAAACAGGTTTATATCTCTCTAGGCGTCTTTTTAAGTGCTTGTGCAACGATGGGCATAGATTCTACACCAATGGAAGGTATTGAGCCAGAAAACTATGACAAAGTTTTAGACCAAACAAAATATCAAACGCTAGTTGCAGTGGCAATAGGTCACAGAGCAGAAGATGATCAAAACCAACCAAGTATAAAGCCTAAATCTAGGATAGCTCTCGAGAAAATTGTGGAGAATATTTAA
- a CDS encoding TIGR04283 family arsenosugar biosynthesis glycosyltransferase — protein MKSSISIIIPVFNESATIIELLEHLKQKAFSISNISEIIVVDGGSDDDTFEKVATLSRKQDHSHIKILHSKKGRAAQMNTGSESAKGDILYFLHADSYPPQDYDHLIIKEVEQGNEAGCFKMKFDSNHWWLRLAGWLTQFEWRACRGGDQSQFITKNLFNELGRFDERYIIYEDNDLINKLYARNEFVVIQEWLTTSARRYEENGIWKLQYYFWSIYVRKWFGASPEELHQFYLKKVS, from the coding sequence ATGAAGTCTTCTATTTCAATTATAATTCCTGTGTTTAATGAATCTGCAACGATTATTGAGCTACTAGAACACTTGAAGCAGAAGGCTTTTTCTATTTCAAATATTAGTGAGATTATTGTAGTAGATGGCGGTAGTGATGATGACACTTTTGAGAAAGTAGCTACGCTTTCGCGAAAGCAAGATCACAGTCACATTAAAATATTACATTCTAAAAAAGGGCGTGCTGCTCAAATGAATACTGGCTCAGAAAGCGCAAAGGGTGATATCCTATATTTTCTGCATGCAGATTCCTACCCTCCACAAGATTATGACCACCTTATTATAAAAGAAGTTGAGCAGGGTAATGAGGCCGGTTGTTTTAAAATGAAATTTGACTCAAATCACTGGTGGTTACGTCTCGCAGGGTGGCTTACTCAGTTTGAATGGCGCGCTTGCCGGGGTGGTGATCAGAGCCAATTCATCACCAAAAACCTTTTTAACGAGCTAGGAAGATTTGACGAACGCTACATTATTTATGAAGATAATGATCTTATAAATAAATTGTACGCTCGCAACGAATTTGTGGTCATACAAGAATGGCTCACCACTTCTGCCAGGCGATATGAAGAAAATGGTATTTGGAAATTACAATACTATTTTTGGTCTATATATGTTCGGAAGTGGTTTGGCGCAAGTCCAGAAGAACTTCATCAATTTTACCTTAAAAAGGTTTCTTAA